One part of the Vicia villosa cultivar HV-30 ecotype Madison, WI linkage group LG6, Vvil1.0, whole genome shotgun sequence genome encodes these proteins:
- the LOC131609844 gene encoding uncharacterized protein LOC131609844, with translation MEDTFRVRVEKAFGSLPIPSSASLWSLSEDEINDKPKPKPNPKSQPKPYPSSSPLEPELDNDLNDLDEDESAAPSKPSDKPSDYDEEQWQVKSGIGLDCTLDFEEEEDHYDKQALGQDDMGDRLYMSAINEDGIGISSRAFGGFSRDPRANHMAAKIKLKQDEEKANGIDVKSTTPDIGIGGGGGGGGGVDSVNVNPKSILKSKDNTSESRPNKRVRFDSECVDRDGDGDGDDDEKEGTRDVRMKSSSMEEDAALNQPSKLQEFASAVPDYIRNPSRYTHYTFDSSTDIDDKANKEAYLSFLAQIKGSNASSQADEALDDLPSVTFIPKKKSGDVTMGENETVFKLKLDVEKDCVNKKAFPVSIAAADETENSDVCAMEEDEQEVSEDTKRSSQKSNRKYRKKTDEELEETVV, from the exons ATGGAAGATACTTTCAGAGTCCGTGTAGAGAAAGCCTTCGGTTCTCTCCCAATTCCTTCTTCCGCCTCTCTCTGGTCTCTCTCCGAAGACGAAATCAACGACAAACCTAAACCCAAACCCAATCCCAAATCCCAACCCAAACCCTACCCTTCTTCTTCCCCTCTCGAACCTGAACTGGACAACGACCTCAACGACCTCGACGAAGATGAAAGCGCCGCTCCATCTAAGCCCTCTGATAAGCCATCCGATTACGATGAGGAACAGTGGCAGGTTAAATCCGGTATCGGTCTCGATTGCACCCTCGATTTTGAG GAAGAGGAAGATCATTATGACAAACAAGCTTTGGGCCAAGATGACATGGGGGATCGTCTGTATATGAGTGCTATAAATGAAGATGGAATTGGGATTAGTTCTCGTGCTTTCGGAGGTTTTTCGAGAGACCCGCGAGCGAATCACATGGCTGCTAAGATTAAGCTGAAGCAGGATGAAGAAAAAGCAAATGGAATTGATGTCAAATCTACTACACCTGACATTGGTATTGGTGGTGGAGGTGGCGGCGGTGGTGGGGTTGATTCTGTTAATGTTAACCCTAAGTCGATTTTGAAGAGTAAAGATAATACTTCGGAGTCTAGGCCAAATAAACGTGTTCGGTTTGATTCTGAATGTGTTGATAGAGATggtgatggtgatggtgatgatgatgagaagGAAGGAACCAGGGATGTTCGCATGAAGAGCTCTTCAATGGAAGAGGATGCGGCTTTAAATCAGCCATCGAAGTTGCAGGAATTTGCTTCAGCAGTTCCCGATTATATTCGCAATCCTTCGAGATACACACATTATACTTTTGATTCTTCGACTGACATTGATGACAAAGCAAATAAGGAGGCATACTTGAGCTTCCTTGCACAGATAAAAGGTTCAAATGCATCCTCACAGGCAGATGAAGCGTTGGATGATCTTCCATCTGTTACCTTTATACCGAAGAAGAAATCTGGTGATGTTACTATGGGAGAGAATGAGACAGTGTTCAAGCTAAAGCTTGATGTTGAAAAGGATTGCGTGAATAAAAAAGCCTTCCCTGTTAGCATAGCTGCTGCTGACGAAACTGAAAACAGTGATGTATGTGCAATGGAGGAGGATGAACAGGAAGTTAGCGAGGATACTAAAAGAAGCTCTCAGAAGTCAAACCGCAAGTACAGGAAGAAAACCGATGAGGAGCTGGAGGAGACTGTTGTTTAA
- the LOC131609845 gene encoding histone-lysine N-methyltransferase, H3 lysine-9 specific SUVH4: MVANSFEINDSIANDSGSGVVPQHLVVSPETETNPKVKVTVKYGGAKKAEPKETPMSQRRSSSRIQAAKLKEMEEVKLRRSVEVVEERKKSSVVVTAKGKSNKRVKKSHGEEESVVKEEVESDLQTKSNEEAAPEKQMKKKKSAMDEKRELMEVWDEKMKVDSENPGDASAEKSYAAKVKDTIRLFNKHYLHLVQEEEERCAKARAEAEKKKKSPKKSPKKSPAKKSPGKNSKSAAGKKNAKKDTLPVEPKSGAAKRPDLKALTKMMQNNEILFPEKRIGDIPGVEVGYQFYSRAEMVAIGFHSHWLNGIDYMGQSYSKEYNSYNLPVAVAIVISGMYEDDLDNAEDVVYTGQGGHNLTGNKRQMGDQKMERGNLALKNCSEQCVPVRVIRGHNSRDSYTRKVYTYDGLYKVVNYWAEKGISGFTVFKFRLRRVDGQPTLTTNQVYFTSGRVPQSVAEIRGLVCEDITGGQEEIPIPATNLVDEPPVPPTGFNYFKSLKVATSVKLPVNASGCKCKGNCTDTKTCECAKRNGSEFPYVSKDGGRLVEAKDVVFECGPNCGCGPSCMNRISQKGPRYRLEVFRTAKKGWAVRSWDFIPSGAPVCEYTGILGRTDDVDSCLENNYIFEIDCLQTIKGLGGRERRSQNVPYAANLLDKYDDQSPDSAPEFCIDAGSTGNIARFINHCCEPNLFVQCVLSTHHDLRLARVMLFAADNIPPLQELTYDYGYALDSVLDSDGKIKQMPCYCGASGCRKRLF; this comes from the exons ATGGTTGCCAACTCGTTCGAGATTAACGATTCTATTGCCAACGACAGTGGTAGTGGCGTCGTTCCGCAGCATTTGGTGGTTTCTCCGGAGACTGAGACGAACCCTAAGGTTAAAGTAACGGTGAAATACGGTGGTGCTAAGAAAGCTGAACCGAAAGAAACACCAATGTCTCAACGTAGATCGAGCTCTAGAATCCAGGCAGCTAAGCTTAAAGAGATGGAGGAGGTTAAGCTTCGACGGAGTGTAGAGGTTGTCGAAGAGCGGAAGAAATCAAGCGTGGTTGTGACGGCAAAGGGAAAGTCGAACAAACGCGTTAAGAAAAGTCATGGCGAGGAAGAGAGCGTGGTGAAAGAAGAGGTTGAGTCTGATTTACAGACAAAGAGTAATGAGGAGGCTGCTCCGGAGaaacaaatgaagaagaagaagtctgCTATGGATGAGAAGCGTGAGCTGATGGAGGTTTGGGATGAGAAAATGAAGGTGGATTCTGAAAATCCAGGTGATGCATCAGCTGAAAAGAGTTACGCAGCTAAGGTGAAGGATACTATCAGATTGTTTAATAAACACTATCTCCATTTGGTTCAG GAGGAAGAGGAGAGGTGTGCTAAGGCAAGAGCTGaagctgagaagaagaaaaaatctcCCAAAAAATCTCCCAAGAAATCTCCTGCAAAGAAATCTCCTGGGAAGAATTCTAAGTCAGCTGCTGGGAAGAAAAATGCTAAG AAGGATACTTTGCCTGTAGAACCAAAGAGCGGCGCCGCCAAGCGACCTGATCTGAAGGCATTGACCAAG ATGATGCAAAATAATGAGATACTGTTCCCTGAAAAGAGAATTGGCGATATTCCAG GCGTCGAGGTTGGATATCAGTTTTATTCTCGTGCGGAAATGGTGGCGATTGGTTTTCATAGCCACTGGTTAAATGGCATCGATTATATGGGCCAATCTTATTCCAAAGAG TACAACAGCTACAATCTCCCAGTTGCTGTGGCCATTGTTATTTCTGGAATGTATGAAGATGACCTCGATAATGCCGAAGATGTCGTTTACACTGGTCAAGGTGGCCACAACCTGACTGGTAATAAGCGTCAAATGGGAGATCAGAAAATGGAGCGGGGTAATTTAGCACTCAAG AACTGTTCAGAGCAATGTGTGCCAGTAAGGGTGATTCGAGGTCATAACTCTCGTGACAGTTATACTCGTAAAGTTTATACATATGATGGATTGTACAAG GTTGTTAATTATTGGGCAGAGAAGGGAATATCCGGCTTCACAGTCTTCAAGTTTCGGCTTAGGAGGGTTGATGGACAGCCTACATTAACCACGAATCAG GTTTATTTCACAAGTGGACGCGTGCCTCAGTCTGTTGCAGAAATACGAGG GCTGGTATGCGAGGATATCACTGGAGGTCAGGAAGAAATACCAATTCCAGCTACAAATTTGGTTGATGAGCCCCCTGTTCCACCCACAG GTTTCAATTACTTCAAGTCTCTGAAGGTTGCAACAAGTGTTAAACTTCCTGTGAATGCCTCTGGGTGCAAATGCAAAGGCAATTGTACTGATACAAAAACCTGTGAATGTGCAAAGCGCAATGGCTCTGAGTTTCCCTATGTATCTAAGGATGGTGGCAG ATTGGTTGAAGCTAAAGATGTCGTGTTTGAATGTGGCCCCAATTGTGGTTGTGGTCCTAGTTGTATGAATCGGATTTCTCAAAAAGGACCTCGATATCGTCTGGAG GTTTTTCGCACTGCAAAAAAAGGGTGGGCTGTACGATCCTGGGATTTTATTCCATCTGGGGCACCCGTGTGTGAGTACACGGGAATTCTGGGCAGGACTGATGATGTAGACAGTTGTTTAGAAAACAACTATATATTTGAGATCGATTGCCTCCAGACAATTAAAGGTCTTGGAGGAAGGGAG AGGCGATCACAAAATGTACCATATGCTGCCAATCTTTTGGACAAATATGATGACCAAAGTCCTGATAGTGCACCAGAGTTTTGTATTGACGCAGGATCTACTGGAAATATTGCTAGGTTTATAAACCATTGTTGTGAGCCTAATTTGTTTGTACAATGTGTTTTGAGCACACACCATGATTTGCGTTTGGCTCGAGTGATGCTGTTTGCTGCTGACAACATACCCCCATTACAG GAGTTGACATATGACTATGGCTATGCTCTTGATAGCGTCTTGGACTCTGATGGGAAGATAAAGCAAATGCCGTGTTATTGTGGAGCTTCAGGCTGCAGAAAGCGATTATTCTAA